The sequence TTATCACGGGCATAGGTTCCGATCAGACAACCATAGCTTTCCTCCAGGCCAAACATGTAGGTTCCGTATCCGGTAGCTTCTTCCTTTAAAATCTGCTGGCCGATGTATTTAAAACCGGTTAAAACCTCAATAAGCTCACAGCTGTAAGCCTTCGCTACCGCATCCACCAGATTGGTGGTAACAATGGATTTGACTACCTGTCCATCTGCTGGGATCGCTCCTCTTTCCTTCTTCTGGCTAAGTACATACTCGCACAGAAGAGAACCGGACATGTTGCCGGTCAAGGGGATGTACCCGCCGGATTTCTCATCCTTTACATACACCCCAAGACGGTCAGCATCCGGGTCGGTTGCCAGAACCAGATCCGCATCCTTTTCCTTTGCAAGGGCAAGGCCTAGTAAAAAGGCTTCCTCTGCCTCCGGATTGGGGTAGCTGACCGTGGGGAAGTCACCATCTGGCAGCTCCTGTTCAGGAACCACATACACATGGGTAAAGCCGATTTCCTTTAACGCTCTTCTTGCTGGAAGATTGCCTGTACCATGAAGAGGAGAATAGACAATTTTAATATCATTCTGCATCTGATCAATGGCATCCTGGTTTACTACCTGAGCCTTTACGTGAGCAATATATTTATCATCCAGATCAGTTCCGATGATTTCATATTTTCCTGATTCCTTTGCAGCTTCCACAGTCGTCGTCTTAACCGTTGAAATATCCGTGATATTCAGGACTTCTGCAGTCACCCCTTTGTCATGAGGAGGAGTAAACTGAGCGCCATCCTCCCAGTATACCTTGTATCCATTATATTCCGGTGGGTTGTGGCTGGCCGTAATGTTGATACCGGCAATACAGCCTAACTCCCTTACAGCAAAAGAAAGCTCCGGTGTTGGACGCAATGATTCGAATTTATAGGCTTTGATCCCATTGGCTGCCAGCGTAAGTGCAGCTTCCTCTGCAAACTCCGGAGACATGTGCCTGGAGTCATATGCAATGGCCGCACCCTTATCGGCGCCGCCCTGGTTTATTATATAATTAGCAAGACCCTGGGTCGCTTTTCTTACTACATAGATATTCATCCGGTTGATTCCAGCGCCGATGATGCCTCTTAAGCCGGCGGTGCCAAATTCCAAATCCTGATAGAACCGCTCCTTAATCTCATTCTCATCGTCACCGATCCCCCGGAGTTCTTCCTTTGTCGCCTCGTCAAAATATGGATTTAAAAGCCATTCCTCATATATACTCCTGTAATCTTTCATAAGCAAAATACTCCTTTCCCTCCTTCACTGTTATGGATATTATAAATCATAACATGGTAAAAGAAAAGTGTATTTCCATTATTTTGTATCCAAACTGAATCAAGGGGAGTTTCATTCAATTTTGAATTCTTGACAGGAAAAGATTCCGCAGGGGCTGCTGAATCTCTAAATCCTTTAGCTTTTCAATATTCCGTGCGGGAATCCAGGCTTTATTGGCATTATAATAAAAGTTAATCTGCTTCCAGTATTTTTCAGGATATAAAAATAAATAGTATAAGCATATCCTGTCTGCATCCGAAAGAGGTAGAACCTTAGTATAAGTTTCCAGCATGGCCATACCAAGCTTCAAATTCCAGTCATGCTTTTCCATGGCTTTCCGCATGAAATGATACAGGTCCTCCATCTGCATGCCCTTATGCATGCGATTGAATTCCACGATGGCCACATCATGAAAACACATCAGGACGTGGTGCTGGTTTAAGTCCCCATGACACAAATACTCCTCACTGTCCCTCCGGTTTTCATAAAAGCCTGCCATCCCCTTACAGGCTTCCATGGCCTGTTCGAAAAATATATCATAATTCCCCATGACACATAATTCAAACTCAGACTTTTTTCGTTTATTCCGGATGAACGTGCGGGCGCGTACCAGCTCCCTGTTATGGCGTTCCATTTCCTCAGCCGGCTGCTGTACCAAAATGGACCCTAAATTCCATTCCTCTTTAAAATCAATCCGCCGCAGCACTTTATGTAAAGAAGCAATTTGTTCGATGGCACATAATACCTCTTTGCTATCCTTCAAATTGCATTCCCGATCCGCATACCAGTCTTTTACAATCCACCGGGAACCATCCTCGGCACTGGAGAGGAGTTCACCTTCTTTATTCCTGACGTAACGGTCCACTTTCAAGCGGCAGGATTCTTTCATCTGTGAAAATACCTGATCTTCAAATTCCAGGCGCTTTAAGGTTCCTTTATATTCCCGAAGCAGTTTAAGCCCCTGATTCGACTCACACAGCCAGGCGCCCCGGCCGCGTTTCACATCCAGAATTTCAAGCTCATACTGCGAAAGCACCTCTGT is a genomic window of Lacrimispora sphenoides containing:
- a CDS encoding phospho-sugar mutase yields the protein MKDYRSIYEEWLLNPYFDEATKEELRGIGDDENEIKERFYQDLEFGTAGLRGIIGAGINRMNIYVVRKATQGLANYIINQGGADKGAAIAYDSRHMSPEFAEEAALTLAANGIKAYKFESLRPTPELSFAVRELGCIAGINITASHNPPEYNGYKVYWEDGAQFTPPHDKGVTAEVLNITDISTVKTTTVEAAKESGKYEIIGTDLDDKYIAHVKAQVVNQDAIDQMQNDIKIVYSPLHGTGNLPARRALKEIGFTHVYVVPEQELPDGDFPTVSYPNPEAEEAFLLGLALAKEKDADLVLATDPDADRLGVYVKDEKSGGYIPLTGNMSGSLLCEYVLSQKKERGAIPADGQVVKSIVTTNLVDAVAKAYSCELIEVLTGFKYIGQQILKEEATGYGTYMFGLEESYGCLIGTYARDKDAISATVALCEAAAYYKTKGMTLWDAMIAMYEKYGYYKDAVKAIGLKGIEGQEKIRAIMETMRRETPTEVGGYHVLSARDYKLDTVKDMNTGETRPTGLPQSDVLYYDLTEDAWLCVRPSGTEPKIKFYYGVKGDSMVDADERSAKLGEAVMAMVDKMM
- a CDS encoding spore coat protein CotS, whose protein sequence is MNEKYTEVLSQYELEILDVKRGRGAWLCESNQGLKLLREYKGTLKRLEFEDQVFSQMKESCRLKVDRYVRNKEGELLSSAEDGSRWIVKDWYADRECNLKDSKEVLCAIEQIASLHKVLRRIDFKEEWNLGSILVQQPAEEMERHNRELVRARTFIRNKRKKSEFELCVMGNYDIFFEQAMEACKGMAGFYENRRDSEEYLCHGDLNQHHVLMCFHDVAIVEFNRMHKGMQMEDLYHFMRKAMEKHDWNLKLGMAMLETYTKVLPLSDADRICLYYLFLYPEKYWKQINFYYNANKAWIPARNIEKLKDLEIQQPLRNLFLSRIQN